A stretch of Plasmodium vinckei vinckei genome assembly, chromosome: PVVCY_05 DNA encodes these proteins:
- a CDS encoding PIR protein CIR protein: MRKNKQMCKLLLEGDSYFNDENVYMEEINKNVKIKGYCSINGCKTNEDRINSVAKYIIMEFKNLTSRKERHNDYDEYLLMWISDKLLKIHKKGKGQNIGRGRMDAFTLKQAYEEYLEKHTKGMDYWVLLDMQQGLKEANLKYMSEFYKLLNKICKIITDYNNGGRNKNIPKYSTDCGRQYKTLYKNISECKSYLDLLNKLKGTYDDFISYAIKKNSSNNDLKTKLQTLTTEDGKVMEAVRSFKTYDFSNEE, translated from the exons ATGAGGAAGAACAAACAAATG TGTAAGTTACTTCTCGAAGGTGATAGTTATtttaatgatgaaaatgtcTATATGGAggaaattaacaaaaacgTAAAAATCAAAGGATATTGTAGTATCAATGGTtgtaaaacaaatgaagATCGTATTAATTCTGTGgccaaatatataattatggaATTCAAAAATTTAACATCAAGAAAAGAAAGGCATAATGATTatgatgaatatttattgatGTGGATAAGTGATAAATTGCTTAAGATACacaaaaaaggaaaaggCCAAAATATTGGAAGAGGCCGTATGGATGCTTTTACTTTAAAGCAGGCTTATGAAGAGTATTTAGAGAAACATACAAAAGGAATGGATTATTGGGTTCTTTTGGATATGCAGCAGGGTTTGAAAGAAGCGAATCTTAAGTATATGAGcgaattttataaattacttaataaaatatgtaaaataattacaGATTATAATAATGGTGGCAGAAATAAGAATATTCCTAAATATTCTACCGATTGCGGTCGTCAATATAAAACCCTTTATAAGAACATTTCTGAATGCAAATCATATCTTGATTTattgaataaattaaaaggcACATATGATGATTTTATAAGTTATGCTATTAAGAAAAATAGTTCAAacaatgatttaaaaactAAACTTCAAACACTTACAACAGAAGATGGAAAAGTGATGGAGGCGGTGAGAAGTTTTAAAACATACGACTTCAGTAATGAAGAAT GA
- a CDS encoding fam-b protein, with product MIIKILKYVLFSVITCYFEYAKKELYFINEGNIYLERNIINFKNSRILADADNQFDLNNFYESTKYKGSNTTPNLNNVDGKTKKLIHKIQKELNEAKKELNNERNGELSIQPIQDKRVIKKSEHIFKIDEDKINDKYNKITLSNCYKKLKKISKSKKSKKNIIIKVMLLIATLFVVIALGMMNQMILLGLFWPFILIIGASLNRCS from the exons atgataatcaaaattttaaaatatgttttgttTTCAGTTATTACTTGCTATTTTGAATATGCCAAAAAA GAATTATACTTTATAAACGAAGGAAACATATATCTTGAaaggaatataataaattttaaaaatagtagGATATTAGCAGATGCAGACAACCAATtcgatttaaataatttttatgaatcaACC AAGTATAAAGGAAGTAATACAACAcccaatttaaataatgtagatgggaaaacgaaaaaattaattcataaaattcaaaaagaattaaatgaaGCAAAAAAAGAGCTCAATAATGAAAGGAATGGTGAATTATCAATACAGCCGATACAAGACAAAagagtaataaaaaaaagcgaacatatttttaagattgatgaagataaaattaacgataaatataataaaattacatTAAGTAATTGTTataagaaattaaaaaaaatttcaaagtctaaaaaatcaaaaaaaaatataattataaaggTGATGTTGTTGATTGCAACACTTTTTGTGGTAATAGCATTAGGAATGATGAACCAGATGATCTTACTTGGACTTTTTTGGCCTTTCATACTTATTATCGGAGCGAGTCTCAATAGATGTtcttaa
- a CDS encoding CIR protein PIR protein yields MDPNDMCESFLVADRLINGEKAFTTIEELRKQPKFYEHCPHRRCVTDIDNIAALSTYVFLKLNAHKNNEIGEYFLMWLSDKLFKIHMQKKTKKKNPITLEMAYKMYLEKDMGNFRYWNLLGNINGLKNANLRHMNEFYKLLNHICKIVIYYKIKGSEPMTPLQNSTNSFNQYMLLYQNVSKCNSYLHLLDNLKKKYNNFRTMIKNADSNLANSLQTLTTIEHIDSYFAENFTKFDFSDPKCKLQYDKNILTKYEKAKAQKKQKDSGSNGDSNNQSSQPQSLVDQTPNPPAGTGSSPSTPNNGDDTTGSNDKVVDGVQSQENTKGSEQTDPGGGKKNTGSGAGGGIGYTSDGKGGKDNKKVVSNSDAGDKSSGVSDGSVSVQGDQGAADTQVGDTGSGARSINSVAGDGSGSGQGSTDTTKGGASNGQDGSPGTGTNGGSGGTGGGINDQRGSGNQANTGSEQKPSGDQVPTHSSGVSSGYWSNWGGINLNITSHLPSFSNIYETQRKILTSASNKISDAYNGAMSIAKDTYDKTLTTVQGAYNATTNYVGGVVNSVTDKLNSFSTFSQLGDGQSGSDGSGNSLPTDNNPSSTMQFPNPDSNSPSSPPSSSIQHSQSSSVTSPPLKTSSQPKSNQAQNSPQPPSPPNQRSFPHVSQDTLQSGASNIVQQPDPNDGKGVQRMTITKATLPSSSTGPSNTENGNTNGTAVKMNEKLSIWCIGPNHKCDVTGIIIIIISISIILTIIYKYLSLGWTSKSKRKKSIKKVINSIGGKRPVQIIIKSYDRNKDLKPVINSARRKKDPLLNIYKLMQADPIPFINLFFLLIFFVYKRKYDFLEL; encoded by the exons ATGGACCCCAATGATATG TGTGAGTCATTTCTTGTAGCTGATAGGCTTATTAATGGTGAAAAGGCCTTTACTACAATAGAGGAACTTAGAAAACAACCAAAATTCTATGAACATTGTCCTCATAGAAGATGTGTAACAGATATAGACAATATTGCTGCTTTGAGCACGTATgtatttttgaaattaaATGCACATAAAAACAACGAAATTggtgaatattttttgatgtGGCTAAgtgataaattatttaagatacacatgcaaaaaaaaaccaaaaaaaaaaatccaaTTACTTTAGAAATGGCTTATAAGATGTATTTAGAGAAAGATATGGGGAATTTTAGATATTGGAATCTTTTAGGTAATATAAATGGTTTGAAAAATGCTAATCTTAGGCATATGAacgaattttataaattacttaatcatatatgtaaaattgttatatattataaaataaaaggttCCGAACCTATGACCCCTCTTCAAAATTCTACCAATAGTTTTAATCAATATATGCTCCTTTATCAAAATGTTTCTAAATGTAATTCATATCTTCATTTATtggataatttaaaaaaaaaatataataattttagaaCTATGATTAAGAATGCCGATTCAAATTTAGCAAATTCTCTTCAAACACTTACAACGATAGAACATATCGATTCATATTTTGCGGAAAATTTTACCAAATTTGACTTCAGTGATCCAAAATGTAAATTacaatatgataaaaatatactcaCAAAATATGAGAAAGCCAAAGCTCAAAAGAAGCAAAAAGATAGTGGATCCAATGGGGATAGCAATAACCAAAGCAGTCAACCACAAAGTTTAGTGGATCAAACACCAAATCCCCCCGCCGGAACAGGAAGTTCACCGAGCACACCTAACAATGGAGATGATACAACAGGAAGTAATGATAAAGTAGTAGACGGTGTCCAAAGCCAAGAAAATACTAAAGGAAGTGAACAAACAGATCCAGGTggtggaaaaaaaaatacaggGAGTGGAGCAGGTGGGGGAATAGGATATACAAGTGATGGGAAAGGAGGCAAGGATAATAAGAAAGTAGTTTCAAATAGTGATGCAGGAGATAAAAGTAGTGGAGTAAGTGATGGATCGGTTAGTGTACAAGGTGATCAAGGAGCTGCAGATACTCAAGTAGGAGATACAGGTAGTGGAGCAAGAAGTATAAATAGTGTGGCAGGTGATGGGTCAGGTAGTGGGCAAGGAAGTACAGATACCACTAAAGGAGGTGCAAGTAATGGGCAAGATGGCAGTCCAGGTACTGGAACAAATGGTGGATCAGGAGGGACAGGTGGTGGAATAAATGATCAAAGAGGTTCAGGCAATCAAGCAAATACAGGTAGTGAACAAAAGCCATCAGGAGATCAAGTTCCAACACATTCATCAGGAGTATCTTCTGGATATTGGTCAAATTGGGGGggaattaatttaaatatcaCAAGTCATTTACCTAGTTTTtccaatatatatgaaactCAAAGAAAGATTTTAACAAGCGCCagtaataaaattagtGATGCATATAATGGCGCTATGAGCATTGCCAAAGATACTTATGATAAAACTCTGACCACTGTACAAGGTGCTTATAATGCAACTACTAATTATGTTGGTGGTGTCGTTAATAGTGTGACTGATAAATTGAATTCATTCAGTACTTTTTCACAATTAGGTGATGGTCAATCTGGATCAGATGGTTCAGGGAATAGTTTGCCAACAGACAATAACCCATCAAGCACAATGCAATTTCCAAATCCAGATTCAAATTCACCATCATCACCACCATCATCATCTATACAACACTCTCAGTCTTCATCAGTAACTTCACCACCATTAAAAACTTCATCACAACCAAAGTCTAATCAAGCACAAAACTCACCACAACCACCATCTCCCCCAAATCAACGTAGCTTTCCACACGTTTCCCAAGATACACTTCAGAGTGGTGCATCTAACATAGTGCAGCAGCCTGATCCAAACGACGGAAAAGGAGTTCAAAGAATGACAATTACTAAAGCTACATTACCAAGTTCTAGTACGGGTCCATCAAACACAGAGAATGGAAACACAAATGGAACTGCTGTTAAAATGAACGAAAAACTATCAATATGGTGTATAGGACCGAATCATAAATGTGACGTAACgggtattattattataattatttcaatatccattattttaacaattatatataag TATCTATCACTTGGCTGGACAAGCAAATcgaagagaaaaaaaagcataAAAAAGGTTATAAATTCAATTGGAGGGAAAAGACCGgttcaaataattataaaatcataTGATAGGAACAAAGACCTAAAACCGGTTATAAATTCAGCTCGTAGAAAAAAAGAtccattattaaatatatacaaacttATGCAGGCTGATCCTAtaccatttattaatttattttttttgttaattttttttgtctataaaagaaaatacgattttttggaattataa